The Vicia villosa cultivar HV-30 ecotype Madison, WI linkage group LG1, Vvil1.0, whole genome shotgun sequence genome includes a region encoding these proteins:
- the LOC131658876 gene encoding uncharacterized protein LOC131658876, translating into MIEEEGISVMGVDEDGIFIMGVDEYGISERVGGWIFSGVWFKTGVDRDGGGGFGMVKLFCGSEGGSKYVHEAITKIVTRILDEQHQVPGISFPLQTVIPETIAAPRANIIGKSSNDDDAHMVDDDVHSPDGGVHMTKEEDNDDNVQKDNVDADVIEDVNDIGDTGADAGTSTATNTSTQVVDLDDYSDNDMVAAMNPSIDKRLMTRRKGKVVVQSSPKRKVAPKSPFANSIKKKSTSTGPIKSRAVSQSVGPTKSWSKVVPKKRKAQAIVDSDSDVDVDVQDIPLRKKPTTSKLAASVPEVPINNISFHYPSSVNRWKYFHHKRLALERKLAQNVLENKEIMDLIHEVGLMKTVVHLPKCYEMLVKEFIVNLSEDCADRKSKDFRKVYVRGKCVIFSSTVINNFLGRSNEAQPELEVSDNKICEVITAKQVKGWPLKGKLSASKLSIKYAMLHKIGAANWVPTNHKSTVATMLGKFIYAVGTKTKFNYGTYIFDQTMKHAGSFSVKGPIAFPSIICGIILNQESALSFHYKLFQGTHVPNIVTTSAGTSKDNTSTGKDDVIAMLRETCKELESRKLALEKLISSLEMEEGAEFAVNEEAGPEADDEQEDDSDEVEEEEASPDDGTDEKGDEDSSGGS; encoded by the exons gatcAAAGTATGTTCACGAAGCCATTACCAAAATTGTCACTCGTATCTTGGATGAACAACATCAGGTCCCTGGGATATCCTTTCCTCTGCAAACTGTGATCCCTGAAACCATTGCTGCACCTAGGGCAAACATCATAGGGAAGTCATCTAATGATGATGATGCCCACATGGTTGATGACGATGTACACTCTCCTGATGGTGGTGTACATATGACTAAGGAGGAAGATAATGATGATAATGTCCAAAAAGACAATGTTGATGCAGATGTCATTGAGGATGTAAATGACATTGGGGATACTGGTGCTGATGCTGGTACAAGTACTGCCACTAACACAAGCACACAAGTTGTGGACCTTGATGACTATTCTGATAATGATATGGTAGCTGCTATGAACCCTAGCATAGACAAAAGGCTCATGACTAGGAGGAAAGGTAAGGTTGTTGTTCAAAGTTCTCCCAAGAGAAAGGTTGCTCCTAAAAGTCCCTTTGCTAACTCTATCAAGAAGAAAAGTACCTCTACAGGTCCCATTAAGAGCAGAGCTGTATCTCAGAGTGTTGGTCCTACCAAATCTTGGAGCAAAGTGGTCCCCAAGAAAAGAAAGGCTCAAGCCATTGTTGACTCTGACTctgatgttgatgttgatgttcaAGACATTCCACTAAGGAAGAAGCCAACAACTAGTAAGCTTGCTGCTAGCGTTCCTGAGGTACCCATTAATAATATCTCCTTTCATTATCCTTCCAGTGTCAATAGGTGGAAATATTTCCACCACAAGAGGTTAGCCTTGGAAAGGAAGTTGGCTCAAAATGTCCTTGAGAATAAAGAAATCATGGACCTGATTCATGAAGTTGGTCTAATGAAAACTGTTGTTCATTTGCCCAAGTGCTATGAAATGCTGGTAAAAGAGTTCATTGTGAATCTATCAGAAGACTGTGCAGATAGAAAATCAAAGGATTTTAGGAAAGTGTATGTGAGAGGAAAGTGTGTTATCTTCTCCTCGACTGTTATCAACAATTTTCTTGGAAGATCTAATGAAGCCCAACCTGAGTTAGAAGTGTCTGACAATAAAATATGTGAGGTTATCACTGCTAAGCAGGTGAAAGGATGGCCCCTGAAAGGAAAACTTTCTGCAAGCAAGCTCAGCATAAAGTATGCAATGCTACACAAGATTGGAGCTGCTAACTGGGTGCCCACAAACCACAAGTCAACTGTTGCTACTATGCTGGGAAAGTTTATATATGCTGTTGGAACCAAGACAAAGTTTAACTATGGTACTTACATATTTGATCAGACAATGAAGCATGCCGGGAGTTTTAGTGTGAAGGGTCCTATTGCCTTCCCATCTATCATATGTGGTATAATTTTAAATCA GGAAAGTGCTCTCTCATTTCACTACAAGCTGTTTCAAGGAACCCATGTTCCTAACATTGTCACAACATCAGCTGGAACATCCAAAGACAACACATCTACAGGTAAAGATGATGTGATTGCAATGCTCAGGGAAACATGCAAGGAGCTGGAGTCCAGAAAACTGGCTCTTGAAAAATTGATCAGCTCTCTTGAAATGGAAGAAGGTGCGGAATTTGCTGTGAATGAGGAAGCAGGTCCTGAGGCAGATGATGAACAAGAGGATGATTCAGATGAGGTGGAAGAAGAAGAGGCCAGTCCAGATGATGGCACAGATGAAAAAGGTGATGAAGACAGTTCTGGCGGTTCTTAA